In Candidatus Tectomicrobia bacterium, the genomic stretch GATCCGGCCCGCCGTCACCCCCGCGGCCGGCCCGGAGAGCACCAGGGCCGCGGGCAGAAAGCGGCTGTGCGCCACGGTCGCCATCCCACCGTTGCTCTGCACGAGCAGCAGGGGGCCCCCGTAGCCCTGCCCGCGCAGGGCGCTCTCCAGGCGCGCCAGATATTCGGTGAGGACGGGCCCGAGGCAGGCATTCACGGCCGCGGTGGAAGTGCGCTCGTATTCGCCCATGATGGGCGCCACGCGCGAGGAGAGCACCACGTGGACGCCGGGGAGAAAGCGCTCCAGCAGCGCGGCGGCCTGCTCCTCATGCCCGCCATTGAGATAGGCGTTGAAGAAGCAGACGGCGACGGCCTCCACCCCTTCGCGGGCAAAGATCTCCGCGGCTTTCCGGACGTCCTCCGCCACGAGCGGGGCTGTCTCCCGGCCGTCCCGGTCGATGCGCCCGCCGACCGGGAGGCGCAGATACCGGGGGACCAGGACGGGAGGATTGGGGGCCCGGTGGTCCCAGACGTTCTCGCGGAACCCGCGGCGGAATGAGAGAGAGTCACGGAACCCCGAGGTGGCCAGCAGGCCGACCCGTGCCCCATGGCGGGTGAGAAGGGCATTGGTCGCGACGGTGGTGCCGTGGACGAAGCGGGTGCAGTCGCCTAGCAAATCCGGCACCCGCACGCCCAGCTGGCCCGCGGCGCGTTCGAGGGCGGCCAGAACCCCCCGCTCAGGGTCGCGGGGCCGGGAGGGCGCCTTGGCCAAGCACAGCAATCTTCCCCGCCCGTCGGCCACGATCAGGTCGGTGAAGGTGCCTCCGACATCCACTCCGATGCGGCAAGCGTCGCCCATGCACTCTCCCGGGAATCTTTATTGAAGCGTCAGGCCGCCATCGGCGACAACGAGCGAGCCGGTCATGTATGAGGAAGCCGGGGAGCACAGAAAGACAACCAGGGGCGCAAGCTCCCCCGGCTGGCCCACGCGCCCGGCGGGGATTCGCTTTACGTAAGCGCTCAGCGCCTCCGGATCGTTCAGCAGGGGGGCCCCCATGTCCGTGTCGAACTGCCCCGGGATGACGGCGTTCACCCGGATGCCATACCGCGCCCAGTCCACCGCGAGCGACTGGGTGAGGCTGTGGACGGCCGCCTTGGAGGCCGCGTAGGCGAGGACGTTCGGGCGGGCGCGCAGGCCCGCCACCGAGCCGAAGTTGACGATGCTCCCTCCTCCGGCGCTCCGGACCTTTTCTTCGCTCAGGTGGGGAAAGGCCGCGGTGCATAGGTGAAAGGCGCCGCCGGCGTTGACGGCCAGCGTGCGGTGGAATTCACCGGGCGAGGTTTCCATCGGGGAAAGGCGGGGACATACGCCCGCGGCGTTGATCAGGAAATCCAGGCGCCCCAGTTCCCGGACGGATTCCTCCACCACCCGCCGAGAGGCGGCGGCATCGGTCACGTCCAGGGGGAATACGGCCGCGCGACGGCCATGCCTCTCGATGGCGGCGGCGGTCTCCCTCAACGCCGGCTCGTTTGTCGCGGCGACGGCCACGTCCGCCCCCGCTTTCGCGAGCGCGAGGGCACAGGCCCTGCCCAGCCCCCGGCTCCCGCCGGTCACCAAGGCGGCCCGGCCGGTCAGGTCAAATGATTCCATTGGGCCACCCCCCCTCTTCCGCACCAGCCCGGAACTGGAATTCTCTCTGCGATGGCGCCCGACCCGCACCCCTCCCATTGGATACGCCGGGCGGGTGGCGGGAGGCTCGTCCATTGCGCCCTTGCGGGGCGGGATTGTCGAGTCCCTCCTGAAGATTGACAAGGAATGGATATTACGATGCCATAGTCTTTGAATTCAATTCGAATGAGACTGGAGGCATGAATGGAGCGGATCCGGGTTTGCCAGATTGGCCTGGGGGCCATCGGCTTGGCCTGCGCGGCCGAGGCCAGGCGGCGCCCGGGGCTCGAACTGCTTGGCGGCGTCGACATCGACCCGGGTCTGGAGGGGAAAGACCTCGGCCTTCTGGCGGAAGGAACCCGCTGGAGCCTGCCGGTGCGGAGGGATCTCGAATCCGCGCTCAGGGAATGGCGGCCCCGCGCGGCCCTGCTGACCACCGTCTCCCAGGTGGAGCGCCTGGCGCCCGTCCTGGAGACGCTCATCCGGGCGGGGGTGAATGTGGTTTCCTCCTCGGAGGAGCTTCTGGTCCCAAGACACCGCGCCCCCGAAGCCTCCGCAGCGCTCGATGCCCTCGCCAGGTCGGCCGGCGTTACGGTCATGGCGGCCGGCGTGAACCCCGGGTTCACCATGGACCTTTTCCCCCTGTTCCTGTCCTCCATGTCCAGGCGGGTGGAGAAGGTGGAGGTACGCCGATGCCTGGACGCGGCGGCCCGGCGGGAAAGCCTGCAGCGAAAGGTAGGAGCCGGGCTCTCGCTCGATGCGTTTCATGCCGGCCAGCGAGAGGGATGGATCGGCCACAAAGGGCTCATGGAGAGCCTCGTCCTGATCTGCGAGGGGCTCGGCTGGCGGCCCGACCGGTCGGAGGAAACCATGGAGCCCATGATCGCCAGCCGCGGCCTGAGGACGGATTTCCTCGAGGTCGCCCCGGGCCAGGTGGCCGGCGTCCACCACACCGCGCGCGCATGGCGCGGGGAGAGGTTGCTCGTGGAGCTGGACCTGAAGATGTACGTCGGGGCGAAGAATTCCTACGACAACGTCCGCATCCTTGGAGAGCCGCCCCTCGATGTGACGGTCCAGGGGGGAATCGCGGGCGACGCGGCCACGGTGGCTGGCTTATTGAATGCCGTTCCGCTCGCTGTCTCGGCATCCCCCGGCCTGCTGTCTCCTTTGGCATCACCTCTGCCCCGTGGTTTCGGAGCATAAACGCGCCCCATCGCCACAACGCCAGAAGGTCCAGAACCCCGGCGACGTCGGAATGACAGTGAGGTCCACGTGCCAGGCGTGGTTCGGATGCGCGGCCGTTACGGTACGGCCGGGGGGTTCGTCGTCAGATCCAGGATCGGGGAGTCTTTCCTCCTGGAGGATCCGGCCGGTGGCCGTCGCACCGAGGTGCAGCCCCGCCCGGCAGAGAGTATCCGCGATGCGGACCTTGCCCGCGGTGGGACATAAAGTCTTGAGGCGCCGATCGCGGCCAAATCATGAATAGCGGAAAGAGGCTCAGCATCGGTTTTCCAGCCAGCCGTGCCGGGCCGCTGCCTCGCCGGCGCCGCCTGCAGCTGGTTTCATTCCCGCGCAAAATCTCCGGCCTTTTTCCCCATCTGCCGCATCATCGAGCCTGCGATCATTGTCTCGTCTAGATCCGCGGTTTCTCCTTTCGGAACGTCAAAATGAAGCCTTTCAGTGTACGGCGCCGGCCGGTTCATCATGAAGGCGCTCGCGGTTTCGGCATAGAACGTCCGCGCCTCCTCGACATTCCTTTTGCCGGCCACGATGTCGTGCGCAAGGTTCAGGGCCAGGAGGTTCATTTCCTCCTCCTTGTGGCAGCAAAATGGCGGCAAATCAGAAGGGGCCGATTTCTGTGGAACACAGGGTCCTGCCGTCAATTTTCATGCTTAAGCATGATGGGCTGGCCGTGAGGGGTCGCGCGGGCGGCGGCATCCCACTCCCCCTTTCGGCGGAGGAGATTATCGGACGCCACGAGACCCTTCCTGGCGACTATTTTCTCGAGGGCGGCCAGCCAATGCAGGTAGTAAGTATCGCCTAAGTCGGGTTCTCCCCGCTTTTGGGCCGCTGCAATCTCCGCACCCAAACATTCCGTCCATTCTT encodes the following:
- a CDS encoding nitrile hydratase accessory protein, producing the protein MDDLKNLDAIPSLPRDEEGPVFREPWEAQAFSMTLMLHQRGHFTWKEWTECLGAEIAAAQKRGEPDLGDTYYLHWLAALEKIVARKGLVASDNLLRRKGEWDAAARATPHGQPIMLKHEN
- a CDS encoding glucose 1-dehydrogenase; this translates as MESFDLTGRAALVTGGSRGLGRACALALAKAGADVAVAATNEPALRETAAAIERHGRRAAVFPLDVTDAAASRRVVEESVRELGRLDFLINAAGVCPRLSPMETSPGEFHRTLAVNAGGAFHLCTAAFPHLSEEKVRSAGGGSIVNFGSVAGLRARPNVLAYAASKAAVHSLTQSLAVDWARYGIRVNAVIPGQFDTDMGAPLLNDPEALSAYVKRIPAGRVGQPGELAPLVVFLCSPASSYMTGSLVVADGGLTLQ
- a CDS encoding dihydrodipicolinate reductase, yielding MERIRVCQIGLGAIGLACAAEARRRPGLELLGGVDIDPGLEGKDLGLLAEGTRWSLPVRRDLESALREWRPRAALLTTVSQVERLAPVLETLIRAGVNVVSSSEELLVPRHRAPEASAALDALARSAGVTVMAAGVNPGFTMDLFPLFLSSMSRRVEKVEVRRCLDAAARRESLQRKVGAGLSLDAFHAGQREGWIGHKGLMESLVLICEGLGWRPDRSEETMEPMIASRGLRTDFLEVAPGQVAGVHHTARAWRGERLLVELDLKMYVGAKNSYDNVRILGEPPLDVTVQGGIAGDAATVAGLLNAVPLAVSASPGLLSPLASPLPRGFGA